A genomic region of Terriglobia bacterium contains the following coding sequences:
- a CDS encoding DUF3309 family protein translates to MLVTILIVILILALLGALPRWPYSRNWGYYPTGGLGLILLVLIVLLLLGQI, encoded by the coding sequence ATGCTTGTAACCATACTAATCGTGATTTTGATCCTGGCGCTCCTTGGTGCGCTACCAAGATGGCCCTACAGCAGGAACTGGGGTTATTACCCGACCGGAGGGTTGGGATTGATCCTTCTGGTACTGATCGTTCTTCTCCTCCTCGGTCAGATTTGA